The sequence GGAACGGTATAATATATTGGAATGAAATTAATTTACTTCATATATAATCAAAGGTTACTGAGTTCAacagtcacatacacacatacatacatacactacacacactgacatttgctcagttcgttgagctgagttgaatagtatatgaaattcgaccctccgggcctcggttcaaaagtcggtttccacagtgattgtatagcttttctatatgagaaaggtaaaaacaaaTCGTGGTGGATTAGTAGTGTTACAGACCTAACTGggagtcgtgaatacgaataaaactggcttCTTTCACAATTCCCGAATATCGACTTATTGACAACAAACGTATCCTACCACACAATTTTTTTGCCGATCTACATTCTCAGTAGAGGAAAACTTAGCATAGTTCTTTAAGAATATTtgaatggttctaaaaagaatcgaTTTGAGGAATTTATCTAAAatttacaactgttgagtactttttgctATCATTTAGTTatctacaccagatctcgaattCTGAACCAAGATTCAGAACCTTAAACTAGTTCGAGAatgctggaactgaactcattttccgaATGCAGATTCCGAACTAAATTCTAGAAATGAATTCTTAACTAGTTTAGTGCTTAAACTCTTTAAActaagcttgaagaagacgccgatttttgccataaaatcatcttctcggatgaggcacattttcatctcggcgggtatgttaataagcaaaattgtcgcatctgggggacggaaaacccgcacgttatcatggagaagccgatgcatcctcagagagtgacggtttggtgcggattttggtctggcggcatcattgggccatttttcttttaaaatgaGCCAGGAGCTGCCGCCACGATCAATGGCGAGCACTACCgcaccatgattagcgattggttctgcccgttacttgaagaggaagacttggacaccatttggttccaacaagacggcgctccgtgccacacagccaacgctacgatcgatcttctgcgcacagtcttcgaagatcaaattatcagtcaaaattcggatgtcgtttggccgcctcggagctgtgatttgaagccgttagactattatctttagggggctgtcaaagataagtgttatgtggacaaaccagagacaattcaagccttgaaggacaacattcgtgcagccatagctgaaataaagctgcatacaatcgaaaatgtactaaaaaactggaccgaccgtatggcgtactgcaagccAAGCCGAGGTagccatttgaataaaattatgttccacaattaaccggaaggattgtactttaatatgtaaaaataaattttgaaatcggatgaaccgtttgtgctttattgcatgtttaaaaaaaaaagttacatggcggaccctgtattattTCACTGCTAGGCGCAGTACTGTCCCGATAATTTCGAAGATTTTCACGAAGGGTTAACGCAACGGACCGATCATTTTTGATAGCTACACTGTTGCGAAGAGTTCTCGGGATGTATATCAAAACTTGGTTAAACTGGATCATTTCTATTTTCAACCATATCaatgaaaaaaggtttacaaaCGGACGCTATTCatacttttttatatttttcttctgTCTTTGATATAATTAATCACGATATCACGATTACTAAATTGACCGCAAACATATCTTATGGGTCATTATTTACCAGTGGAAATCAGTGATCACGTTTCCAAAGAGTTTATCACTTCGTCTGGAATTCCGCAGGGTAGCTATTACGTAGCTAACGCAGGGTAGCTATTAcgtagtgaacgtttcaacaatatcctatattgaagtcccggcatgtcttgattcacagctcttattcgagaaaactgaagaaaaatttgcaatactatcgcgtaaagaatgaaaacttccctatttttatataagaaattacgcgatacaaaataaacgagtgaataggatttagacaaaatagttgattcattacattgacatattctaaacagttgttataaaatcattttaaatcaccaaataaaggtcaacagatttcacgcgcgtctttatttattatttattattctttattatttccgctttcttattttaattacttattaaaactattaattccttatattggttgatctgggcagccggctaccaagaaaaatattaatttattatttgaaatattaatatcaagtgttttttactacgtgttcaatattatctctgttattaactttgtaatatcaacggatttgcgcaatagttatagattatttatttatttatcattcaatttataatcctgacagacaatcaataacatggaagaagaaaacattccaaattccaaactttttttcgaagttagacggaaattgataggttgaatgaagagataatttagtaaaatagagtaatcagaagtaaaacattgaaaatatctgataactgaaaggaaaaagaaactcctgcaattatcaccttttacgacatggaaacaggaacctagtggatctattcttggttcagtttttttccgccggattccacacggcatctaggctgatactgtccggagagagctaataggtactatcaatctcctagtggaccccagcccctgctTGCGACTTTAAGATCTATTATTATATTCAAAACCCGTTGTAGGTTTTCGGCAATGACATTTGTTGAGCTTCGCCAAGTAATGTAAAGTAAACAGTCTGAAATTGAATCCTGACAAATGCTCCACCATTTAGCTCCCGAAGAAAAAAGAGCCATTTTATTTCGAATAATTTTTGGAAGAATTCTCTGATATTCAGGACGACGTGTGTCAAAAACAATGGTGTCCTTCTCGACGAGTAactgacattcaagcaacacatcagTTATACTGTTCCTAAATATTCTCACAATGAAGGCTGTCGCTTGTTCGTTCAACCCTTAAGTACTGCTCTGTCGCTGGGAATCCCCACTACCTAAACGGTgctcatagaatcgaatcgatacaacgtAGATTCCTCACAAACTGCCAAGCtacgaaagtcgcgggttaCTAATTGGTCTCGATACACTACAAGTTCAACGAGATGTTGCACGTACTTAACGCGTACTTAATTTTGTATATTACTAGGAATTATTATTTGTACCATATTGTGTCTATCGTataatcaaataaataaataaataactgcaATCCCGAATCGTCAAAACTTTGACTCTTGTCTACCCGGTCTTAttgcaatctttttttttcctacCAGATATACGGAACTACCACCACAGTAGGAggtcaacagcagcagcagcagcaacaacaacagcaacaaagcACAATGCAAATGAACGCGGTGCGGAAAATTAACAGTCTCTTGCAGAGCGGTGCAGTATCGGTAACCGGAATCTCCGGTAGTCAGGCACGCATGATGCCGAAAAAGCCACTCAACAACCAGCAAACAAGCGTCTCGATTACGACCACAAACAGCTACGTCTCAAAGCAGCAGAAGTGCTATGTCTGCGGTGACAACGCCGGTATCAATGCCACACTGCTGACAGAAGCTTCGACGGCCACTTCGCAGACAGAGTTCACTTCAAAGATAGCCAAAATCGTCGGCGAAGGCTACATGGTAATCATCGGCACAGACGATGTTGTGTGCAGGCGGTGCATTACAATGTTCAATCAGATggacaaactcgaaacagacctTGAACACGTGCGAAATACGCTTACAAGTtttattcataaaaaatatAACATACTGGATGATGATCCGGGTATTGCGCCTCCGCCGGCGAAAATTCAGAGGCTTGGTGGCCTGGGAACGACGGCTACGACGTACAGTTTGAAAACAGTGAACGACTCTGGACAGGAGATTGCTGACGTATCCAGAAAGACCAACACGTCCGGCACCCTGTCGGATTTGACTAACAGCGGAATGGATATCGAGAGTCAGTTAACAAATATGTTCGAAAAGCCACAGCAGAttgtaacacaacagttacaacCACAGCAATCACAAATTCAGACTACCAATAATGGAGCAAATATCGTCAGTAGCACGGCCCAACAAGCGCCATTGACGGCAATCCGACGGAATCCAATTAAAATGTACAAGTGCATGTCCTGCGATTTCAAGACACAGGATCTGACACAATTCCAACCTCACTACGAGCAGTGCAAGGCAAACACAAACCAGCAGCTCATAACGCCTACTTCCACAGCCACGACGACCACATCCTCTGCATATCGTTGCAAATTGTGTAAGAAAATTTTCGCCTCCGTTGCTTTGCTGAAACAGCACAACGCTCAGGAACATCAAAATCCTGCACAACAGTCAACCGAAATCAAGATCGTGGAACAGCAAGGCTCGGGAGCGACGATAACGCAACTGTACGCCTGCAGCATGTGCACTTACAAGACCCCGGATAAGCTAAACTATGACGATCACCTGCGCAAGCACATCAAGCTGAAACCGTTCAAGTGTCGTGTATGTCTGATgcgatttgaaacacgcgaacaAGCTTCAATTCATGCGAAGAATCACCAACCCGATTACTTCAAGTGCGGTATCTGTAATGTTACGTTTAACAAGCGTGAACTGCTAATGAAACATTTGGAAACTCACGAGAACGTTAAGAAACACGTCCCGGTACAGAAACACACGACAATTACAACGGTTCAGCAGCCGCCTTCCCAGCAGCAAACCCAACAGATCACCCACCAGCACCACCAatcacagcaacagcagcagcagcagcagcaaacaTCAGCACAGCTTCGTATCAAAAACGAAATTCCTGTGGCCGATTCGTCGACGCAAAAACTACTGCAGGCAACGATCGATGAAGCGCTACGGGATACGATCGGCGAAACGATCGATGCGAAATCGATTCAATTCCACTCCTGCAACACCTGCTCCCTGACATTCCTAAACGAGAAGCTCTACACTCAGCATATGAAGATGCACTCCGGATCGGCTGGCAGTGCCGCGGCTCCGTTGACCAGTAGTCAAACAGTTGGCGGTGGAACGACCATCACCACCAGCAAGAAGCTGGTGAGCGCGAATGCGTCCACACTGAACAACGGCGGTCAGGAGCTGCACGGCAAATTGCTCGCTCCGGGCGGTGCTCCCGGGTCCACCCTCACCACTAGCCATAGTATCTCGGATGGCGATCTGGAAAGCATATTCGAGAAGATACACTCCGACAAGAACGATATGAACCCTGGCGACAATATGGTCATCACCAGCCAGGATAATGCTACCGGTAACATCACGTACAGCATTACGTTGGCCCAACAAGGCCAGCAGGCACAGACGTATGTTCAGCAGCAGCAATCGGAGATGGCCGATAGCAAGATGGTAGGACTACGAATCCATCATTTTATTTGGCTGTAAACTCGAATCATACTTATGcgtattttttttcgttacaGTTAActcaaaatcaaataaaacagCCACAGACTGCTGTCAGTATTGACATGCCAACGCTCGATCAGGGTGatgagcagcaacaacaacagcagggtCAGCTTCCTCCCAAGCAGGAAACGATGAACATGCCCGTTAGCATGCCCAGCCTCGACGATGATGGCGAACAGTCGCAAAATAGTCAAAACTCGAATGCGGAAGGTGCGGTCCACATGGAACTCGAGGGTATGCAAGACGCCGATGGTCAGCAGATTAAGTTCATTCTTAACGAGAACGGGCAGATATTGCAACTGGATAACCACATACTGACCACGGATGCGGACGGAAATCAGATTCTGGTTCAGGGTACGGACAGCGAACAGATTCAGCAGCTCCTGCAGAGTGTTGGAGTGGTAATGCAAAGCGGCGAAGGTTTGGGAGAAGGTGAAACGTTACAGATGATCGGTGGTGACGGTCAGACAGGGCAGATGATTCTGGTGCAAGGCGCTGATGGACAGGAACAGTTAATTGATGCTTCGTTGCTGAATGCCGATGGAAACATTGTTATTCAACAGTCCCAAGAAGGTGAACTTAATGCCGAAGGGACACATATAACCACTGAAGATGGTCTGCAGATTCCAGTGTCTGTGGCATTCACCACCTCGGGTGAGGTGGACCAGGAAGGTAATTTAACTGTCTCCATGGCGGGTGGGGAAGGCGGCGAACAGCAGATACAGTTACATCTTCAACATGCAGGTAATGAAGGCGACGAACAGCACCAATTGGACGGATCCGAGGGTCAACAGGCTATCCTCACCGAAGGTGGTCACATCATTCTTCACACTCAGGAGCAGGTCGATGAGCAACAGAAACAGGATGAAGAAAGTAGTGCTCAGAACGCATCAAGTGGCGGGGCGGATACAAACGCCACCGGTAGTGGATCTGCGGCTGGCAATGGTAGCAGTACAAATGCAACAGCCGCCGGTGCCGACGAGCAGGGCATGTTTAACTTTGATGAACTCATTCAGCCTCAGGTTGTTATCAAACAGCAGGTAAGGCGAGATTGACCCTAAGACCAAAATTCGACCAACGCAACCACATTTTATGTTTGTTTGGTTTTGTTGTGTAAAAAGTTGGAAACTGCTTCAGACATGTACGCGCTGAGCACCTCGTTTGTTCCGCTCTcccttttattattttgatcactAATTTAATTTGGTAGTAGCAGCAACCCGTAGATTATTACGTGTAACCCTACATTTTGCAGTAAGAATCCATTTTGTCATTAGAAGAAATCAACCCAGTTTCTCAATCCACTGTATGGATGCACTTCCACAGGCTCAAACGCGACACCCGCACTATTCGCACGCTAATTATCGTGAGAGGTCCTTGTTACAACATAATAACAAGTAATAAGTTTACTTTTGTTTAAACAAAATACACCGAACGGAGACAAGatacaaaataaatattattaattataaCATTAATGATAACAATTAGGAAGCAACTAGTTTTTTCTTAGAAATTAAAGCCACTACAAAACTGCAGAAGACAAACGAGTCTAATGAATTTGGTGTaatatttgaaatgttttcccaataaagatttcaaaaAATACACCGCAAAAGTGTCTGTCTTTTGTGTACTTTTGATAATATCAATAATTCATCTGTAGTACGTTAAAAGTTTTACACAAACACATGTACCTATCCGAACAATCCATCATCCTGTTCGCATGCTTCATTTAGTCTTCCGTTATATGTTCTTTGAAAACTTATTCTCACTAGATTCAGTTAACAAttactaataaaaaaaataacaagaatTTATTTCGATCGATCGAGGTTCAATAATGACGTATTGCACTCTAATATTGATCTACAGTACTATCCGCCGATGGTTTTCGACACGCTGCACCTTCATTAGTCTTGGATTTAATAATTGCTAGAGTTGATTGTTCTACCATTTTCGTATATATCATATACTGCCGTTCTACGCATAATTGTCTCATATTCTGTGGGTttcccaatataaatcgaacaaTTATGCGAAGAACGGCAGTTTAAGACTTAATCTATTTTTCAATCACTTATATTACGTGACTCAAGATCATTAGGTAAACGGAGCCAGTTTATCATGTAACGTtttatattaaaataaaatcaacGACGTATATTTTACTGGATCTTGATATCCTGTTTTTCTCggaggaaaaaaaatgaaaaattgactGTTGAACGGTAATTTCGTCAAAAGCcgtctcgccgaaagggtcatttcatagAATGCTATtctaccgaaagggtcatttctccgAATCGTACACTCTTGATATCGTGATTGGAATTAATTCGTTGATATCGTGATTGGAATTAATTAAAACTAAAGGCAAATAAAATATGATAACGcttacgcccgttttgttgacctacaatcgtacttctgaaatatctcacattgaaaaaaggATGAATTCATTTCCCCGTGTTTACTTCAAGAAGACTACTCTATTGATCGTACTGTCtatgatcctcagaacggaaGTTTCAACAAAACATGttcaccccgattctgaatttcgttcgaatcggattatttcgatcgaatacaaAATATTGCATTCTGTATCTCGATCGAATAACAGACtgcaaattttcacattcgatcgaagtaatccgattcgatcgaaatacagaataggagTGGTTGAttttattagctactaagcaccaAAGCATTTGCAATTGTTTGCGGTATTTTTCGTAACTGAttgcaatagaaaaaaaaacttttttaatccacctagtggtgtaatgatgcctttttcatatcaatgaTACTATCATATCTAATACTGGGTATTCCTCAAAAAAAATATCCATTCTTGGAAAAATAAcccgaatcggtttgtttggtcgtCTATGGATAATGACTACCGGTTGGAGTA comes from Malaya genurostris strain Urasoe2022 chromosome 3, Malgen_1.1, whole genome shotgun sequence and encodes:
- the LOC131434034 gene encoding uncharacterized protein LOC131434034 isoform X1, coding for MYSRNAPAKMAPVKIYGTTTTVGGQQQQQQQQQQQQSTMQMNAVRKINSLLQSGAVSVTGISGSQARMMPKKPLNNQQTSVSITTTNSYVSKQQKCYVCGDNAGINATLLTEASTATSQTEFTSKIAKIVGEGYMVIIGTDDVVCRRCITMFNQMDKLETDLEHVRNTLTSFIHKKYNILDDDPGIAPPPAKIQRLGGLGTTATTYSLKTVNDSGQEIADVSRKTNTSGTLSDLTNSGMDIESQLTNMFEKPQQIVTQQLQPQQSQIQTTNNGANIVSSTAQQAPLTAIRRNPIKMYKCMSCDFKTQDLTQFQPHYEQCKANTNQQLITPTSTATTTTSSAYRCKLCKKIFASVALLKQHNAQEHQNPAQQSTEIKIVEQQGSGATITQLYACSMCTYKTPDKLNYDDHLRKHIKLKPFKCRVCLMRFETREQASIHAKNHQPDYFKCGICNVTFNKRELLMKHLETHENVKKHVPVQKHTTITTVQQPPSQQQTQQITHQHHQSQQQQQQQQQTSAQLRIKNEIPVADSSTQKLLQATIDEALRDTIGETIDAKSIQFHSCNTCSLTFLNEKLYTQHMKMHSGSAGSAAAPLTSSQTVGGGTTITTSKKLVSANASTLNNGGQELHGKLLAPGGAPGSTLTTSHSISDGDLESIFEKIHSDKNDMNPGDNMVITSQDNATGNITYSITLAQQGQQAQTYVQQQQSEMADSKMLTQNQIKQPQTAVSIDMPTLDQGDEQQQQQQGQLPPKQETMNMPVSMPSLDDDGEQSQNSQNSNAEGAVHMELEGMQDADGQQIKFILNENGQILQLDNHILTTDADGNQILVQGTDSEQIQQLLQSVGVVMQSGEGLGEGETLQMIGGDGQTGQMILVQGADGQEQLIDASLLNADGNIVIQQSQEGELNAEGTHITTEDGLQIPVSVAFTTSGEVDQEGNLTVSMAGGEGGEQQIQLHLQHAGNEGDEQHQLDGSEGQQAILTEGGHIILHTQEQVDEQQKQDEESSAQNASSGGADTNATGSGSAAGNGSSTNATAAGADEQGMFNFDELIQPQVVIKQQAQTRHPHYSHANYRERSLLQHNNK
- the LOC131434034 gene encoding uncharacterized protein LOC131434034 isoform X3, whose protein sequence is MYSRNAPAKMAPVKIYGTTTTVGGQQQQQQQQQQQQSTMQMNAVRKINSLLQSGAVSVTGISGSQARMMPKKPLNNQQTSVSITTTNSYVSKQQKCYVCGDNAGINATLLTEASTATSQTEFTSKIAKIVGEGYMVIIGTDDVVCRRCITMFNQMDKLETDLEHVRNTLTSFIHKKYNILDDDPGIAPPPAKIQRLGGLGTTATTYSLKTVNDSGQEIADVSRKTNTSGTLSDLTNSGMDIESQLTNMFEKPQQIVTQQLQPQQSQIQTTNNGANIVSSTAQQAPLTAIRRNPIKMYKCMSCDFKTQDLTQFQPHYEQCKANTNQQLITPTSTATTTTSSAYRCKLCKKIFASVALLKQHNAQEHQNPAQQSTEIKIVEQQGSGATITQLYACSMCTYKTPDKLNYDDHLRKHIKLKPFKCRVCLMRFETREQASIHAKNHQPDYFKCGICNVTFNKRELLMKHLETHENVKKHVPVQKHTTITTVQQPPSQQQTQQITHQHHQSQQQQQQQQQTSAQLRIKNEIPVADSSTQKLLQATIDEALRDTIGETIDAKSIQFHSCNTCSLTFLNEKLYTQHMKMHSGSAGSAAAPLTSSQTVGGGTTITTSKKLVSANASTLNNGGQELHGKLLAPGGAPGSTLTTSHSISDGDLESIFEKIHSDKNDMNPGDNMVITSQDNATGNITYSITLAQQGQQAQTYVQQQQSEMADSKMLTQNQIKQPQTAVSIDMPTLDQGDEQQQQQQGQLPPKQETMNMPVSMPSLDDDGEQSQNSQNSNAEGAVHMELEGMQDADGQQIKFILNENGQILQLDNHILTTDADGNQILVQGTDSEQIQQLLQSVGVVMQSGEGLGEGETLQMIGGDGQTGQMILVQGADGQEQLIDASLLNADGNIVIQQSQEGELNAEGTHITTEDGLQIPVSVAFTTSGEVDQEGNLTVSMAGGEGGEQQIQLHLQHAGNEGDEQHQLDGSEGQQAILTEGGHIILHTQEQVDEQQKQDEESSAQNASSGGADTNATGSGSAAGNGSSTNATAAGADEQGMFNFDELIQPQVVIKQQSAK
- the LOC131434034 gene encoding uncharacterized protein LOC131434034 isoform X5, which produces MQMNAVRKINSLLQSGAVSVTGISGSQARMMPKKPLNNQQTSVSITTTNSYVSKQQKCYVCGDNAGINATLLTEASTATSQTEFTSKIAKIVGEGYMVIIGTDDVVCRRCITMFNQMDKLETDLEHVRNTLTSFIHKKYNILDDDPGIAPPPAKIQRLGGLGTTATTYSLKTVNDSGQEIADVSRKTNTSGTLSDLTNSGMDIESQLTNMFEKPQQIVTQQLQPQQSQIQTTNNGANIVSSTAQQAPLTAIRRNPIKMYKCMSCDFKTQDLTQFQPHYEQCKANTNQQLITPTSTATTTTSSAYRCKLCKKIFASVALLKQHNAQEHQNPAQQSTEIKIVEQQGSGATITQLYACSMCTYKTPDKLNYDDHLRKHIKLKPFKCRVCLMRFETREQASIHAKNHQPDYFKCGICNVTFNKRELLMKHLETHENVKKHVPVQKHTTITTVQQPPSQQQTQQITHQHHQSQQQQQQQQQTSAQLRIKNEIPVADSSTQKLLQATIDEALRDTIGETIDAKSIQFHSCNTCSLTFLNEKLYTQHMKMHSGSAGSAAAPLTSSQTVGGGTTITTSKKLVSANASTLNNGGQELHGKLLAPGGAPGSTLTTSHSISDGDLESIFEKIHSDKNDMNPGDNMVITSQDNATGNITYSITLAQQGQQAQTYVQQQQSEMADSKMLTQNQIKQPQTAVSIDMPTLDQGDEQQQQQQGQLPPKQETMNMPVSMPSLDDDGEQSQNSQNSNAEGAVHMELEGMQDADGQQIKFILNENGQILQLDNHILTTDADGNQILVQGTDSEQIQQLLQSVGVVMQSGEGLGEGETLQMIGGDGQTGQMILVQGADGQEQLIDASLLNADGNIVIQQSQEGELNAEGTHITTEDGLQIPVSVAFTTSGEVDQEGNLTVSMAGGEGGEQQIQLHLQHAGNEGDEQHQLDGSEGQQAILTEGGHIILHTQEQVDEQQKQDEESSAQNASSGGADTNATGSGSAAGNGSSTNATAAGADEQGMFNFDELIQPQVVIKQQAQTRHPHYSHANYRERSLLQHNNK
- the LOC131434034 gene encoding uncharacterized protein LOC131434034 isoform X2, translated to MKKIVQPVRKIYGTTTTVGGQQQQQQQQQQQQSTMQMNAVRKINSLLQSGAVSVTGISGSQARMMPKKPLNNQQTSVSITTTNSYVSKQQKCYVCGDNAGINATLLTEASTATSQTEFTSKIAKIVGEGYMVIIGTDDVVCRRCITMFNQMDKLETDLEHVRNTLTSFIHKKYNILDDDPGIAPPPAKIQRLGGLGTTATTYSLKTVNDSGQEIADVSRKTNTSGTLSDLTNSGMDIESQLTNMFEKPQQIVTQQLQPQQSQIQTTNNGANIVSSTAQQAPLTAIRRNPIKMYKCMSCDFKTQDLTQFQPHYEQCKANTNQQLITPTSTATTTTSSAYRCKLCKKIFASVALLKQHNAQEHQNPAQQSTEIKIVEQQGSGATITQLYACSMCTYKTPDKLNYDDHLRKHIKLKPFKCRVCLMRFETREQASIHAKNHQPDYFKCGICNVTFNKRELLMKHLETHENVKKHVPVQKHTTITTVQQPPSQQQTQQITHQHHQSQQQQQQQQQTSAQLRIKNEIPVADSSTQKLLQATIDEALRDTIGETIDAKSIQFHSCNTCSLTFLNEKLYTQHMKMHSGSAGSAAAPLTSSQTVGGGTTITTSKKLVSANASTLNNGGQELHGKLLAPGGAPGSTLTTSHSISDGDLESIFEKIHSDKNDMNPGDNMVITSQDNATGNITYSITLAQQGQQAQTYVQQQQSEMADSKMLTQNQIKQPQTAVSIDMPTLDQGDEQQQQQQGQLPPKQETMNMPVSMPSLDDDGEQSQNSQNSNAEGAVHMELEGMQDADGQQIKFILNENGQILQLDNHILTTDADGNQILVQGTDSEQIQQLLQSVGVVMQSGEGLGEGETLQMIGGDGQTGQMILVQGADGQEQLIDASLLNADGNIVIQQSQEGELNAEGTHITTEDGLQIPVSVAFTTSGEVDQEGNLTVSMAGGEGGEQQIQLHLQHAGNEGDEQHQLDGSEGQQAILTEGGHIILHTQEQVDEQQKQDEESSAQNASSGGADTNATGSGSAAGNGSSTNATAAGADEQGMFNFDELIQPQVVIKQQAQTRHPHYSHANYRERSLLQHNNK
- the LOC131434034 gene encoding putative uncharacterized protein DDB_G0271606 isoform X4 — translated: MYSRNAPAKMAPVKIYGTTTTVGGQQQQQQQQQQQQSTMQMNAVRKINSLLQSGAVSVTGISGSQARMMPKKPLNNQQTSVSITTTNSYVSKQQKCYVCGDNAGINATLLTEASTATSQTEFTSKIAKIVGEGYMVIIGTDDVVCRRCITMFNQMDKLETDLEHVRNTLTSFIHKKYNILDDDPGIAPPPAKIQRLGGLGTTATTYSLKTVNDSGQEIADVSRKTNTSGTLSDLTNSGMDIESQLTNMFEKPQQIVTQQLQPQQSQIQTTNNGANIVSSTAQQAPLTAIRRNPIKMYKCMSCDFKTQDLTQFQPHYEQCKANTNQQLITPTSTATTTTSSAYRCKLCKKIFASVALLKQHNAQEHQNPAQQSTEIKIVEQQGSGATITQLYACSMCTYKTPDKLNYDDHLRKHIKLKPFKCRVCLMRFETREQASIHAKNHQPDYFKCGICNVTFNKRELLMKHLETHENVKKHVPVQKHTTITTVQQPPSQQQTQQITHQHHQSQQQQQQQQQTSAQLRIKNEIPVADSSTQKLLQATIDEALRDTIGETIDAKSIQFHSCNTCSLTFLNEKLYTQHMKMHSGSAGSAAAPLTSSQTVGGGTTITTSKKLVSANASTLNNGGQELHGKLLAPGGAPGSTLTTSHSISDGDLESIFEKIHSDKNDMNPGDNMVITSQDNATGNITYSITLAQQGQQAQTYVQQQQSEMADSKMLTQNQIKQPQTAVSIDMPTLDQGDEQQQQQQGQLPPKQETMNMPVSMPSLDDDGEQSQNSQNSNAEGAVHMELEGMQDADGQQIKFILNENGQILQLDNHILTTDADGNQILVQGTDSEQIQQLLQSVGVVMQSGEGLGEGETLQMIGGDGQTGQMILVQGADGQEQLIDASLLNADGNIVIQQSQEGELNAEGTHITTEDGLQIPVSVAFTTSGEVDQEGNEGDEQHQLDGSEGQQAILTEGGHIILHTQEQVDEQQKQDEESSAQNASSGGADTNATGSGSAAGNGSSTNATAAGADEQGMFNFDELIQPQVVIKQQAQTRHPHYSHANYRERSLLQHNNK